The sequence TGGAGGCGATGGCGCGTGTGCAGCATCGGCTGCCGTGCAGCGCCACGATCGGACGCACACCCGCACCTCCGATAATGCACATTATGTCGGCTTGTTGCTTCGGAAGTCCCCGATTTGCAGAGGATCTGCAGAGATGGCCATCCGCGAGCACCCACCGGGTGAAGTTCGGTTCCAGGGCGCGGACCAGCCCGTCTTCGCGCTTCTGGCGAGCGGTCGGGCGGCTCAGAACCCCTAGACGGCTCAGAATCTCCAGACAACCCAGCGGCCACACACGAAGTTGGTCGCGGATAGCCGCATCAATGCTGCGGTCAGCGCGTATCACTCACCGCGTGTGACCCACTGCGGCTGGCACGCGCACGCCCGAGCGTTCGGGGTGCGCCGAGGCTCCTTCACACTTGCCCCCTGCAAAGGAGCCTCGGCTTCGCCCCGCGAACGAGACGAGGTGTTGATCCCGCGGGGTCCTGAAGGAAGCCCCGCAGGAATATATTACCACACCGTTCTCGTGAGCTGCAACCAACCTCGACGCCCGCCGCACGGGTGAGCGACCCGGCTCGCTCATGCACCGAGTCGAACCCCGCCATGCACCCAGGAGGCGAGCGATCGCCGGGCATGCTCCGCCCCCTCCCCCGCGAGCGCGCGAACCACCCCGGCATGGAGCGCGCCGTGCGCTTCTGGCGTGTGGGTCAAGCTCGGCTCGGCGAGCCGAAGACGATAGGAGGCCGCCGTCGCGCCGAGGCGGATGCTGTAGCTCGCACTTGCCTCGCGCAGCGCCTGGAAGAACGCGAAATGCTCGGCGAAGGCATCTTTCCCCGCCTGTACGAGGCGACGGAAGGCTTCGCGAATCGCATGGAGGAACTCGAGCAGTCCGTCTGGAAGCGCCGTGTGCAACGCCGAGATCAGCGCATGGTGCAGCGACGCCCAGTCCCGGGCTTCGCGATCGGCCGCCTCCGGCGTGAACGAGCGCAGTCGGGTGTACCGCGCAGGCGCGACGTCGAGGAGGCCGAGGCCGTCGAGCCGCTGAATCGCCTCGCGCACCGGCGTGCGCGAGACGCCGAGCTCGACCGCCCACTCACGATCGTGCACGGCCGCGCCGGCGACCAGGCTACCGTCCACGATCGACTCCAACATGGCACGGAACACTTGATCGGCCACGCTCGACGGCGTCTGACCAGGCTCGAATCGGCCGGCGAAGTTGTTGACGATCACGCCACTCTCCCTGAACACTCAGCGAACACCAACCCCGTTTCGAGTATTGCAGTATATTCGCTTGAAGGCACGCTTTCACCCCTCGATTCGTCGTTCACGCGGCATCCTCGGCGGCGGCGATCATCGGTCACGCGATCGATTCGCGATGTATGCGTCATTGCAGTATACTGTCATCATGCGACACAGATTCTTGCGGCCGGTCGTCACCCTCACGCTGGCGGTCGGCGCACCCCTCATGCTGCTGAGCGGCTGCACGACCGACCCGCCCGTCCAACCGCCGGGCAGCGCCACCGTCGGAGAGGCGACGAGCTGCCCCGGGGAGTTTCTGCACTCCCTCGCCAATCAGCGCACGGCCGCCGGCGCCGGGGTCGAAGTGACCGAAGATGCAGAGGCCGTCGAGTTCGATGAGTTCGACGATGACGGGCTCGCGTGCATCGCCAAACTGACCGGCAACCGGACTCTGCCCTCGGGCGCCCCCGAGCCGGCCGAGTTCGTCGCCCTATTCGAGGGCGACCGTGCAGAGTCCATCACGACCCAGGTCGAAGATCTCGGATTCTCACCCTCTGAGCGCGGCATCTGGCGCCGCGACGGAGAGCTGCTGAGTATCCGGACTGAAGCCGCTCCGCGCCTCGGCATCGAAGGCGACGCCACGTTCACCCTGGTGTCGGTGATGGACTCCGAGGAACTCGCGGATATCCGCGTTCCTCGTTAGCGCCTGCTCTTGGCTCCGGGAATCAGGATCAGCCGCAGGTGATCGAGCGCCTTGTGCGCGGCCTTCAGGTCGGATGCGGTCAGCGCGTCGAGGAGCAGCTCCTGCCCCTTGGAAAGGGTTTCGATGTCCACCCAGTCCGGCAGCGTGACACTTCCGAGACGGATGACGTGCTGCACCGACTCGATCGTGCGGTACAACGGCTGATTCGTCGTGAGTGTCGACAACGAGGTGAAGAACTCGAAGTTCTCCAGGGCGACCTTTCGCGCATCGCCGGATTTGACGGCGTTGCGGAAGGCGGTGGCGTGCTGCTTCATCTGACGCAGCGTCTTCGCCGGCACCTTCGCGTCGATCTCATCGACGAGGGCGCGCATGAGTGCGCCCCACACGATGGTGTAATCGCGAACG is a genomic window of Agromyces protaetiae containing:
- a CDS encoding GntR family transcriptional regulator, coding for MIVNNFAGRFEPGQTPSSVADQVFRAMLESIVDGSLVAGAAVHDREWAVELGVSRTPVREAIQRLDGLGLLDVAPARYTRLRSFTPEAADREARDWASLHHALISALHTALPDGLLEFLHAIREAFRRLVQAGKDAFAEHFAFFQALREASASYSIRLGATAASYRLRLAEPSLTHTPEAHGALHAGVVRALAGEGAEHARRSLASWVHGGVRLGA
- a CDS encoding GntR family transcriptional regulator: MRKIAAIRGYHVLTTAIFVRMDTAAAVAREISISTSRQTVGENLYNELLAAIHAGRFEPGERINDVALARELGISRTPVREALQKLRTLGVVEAEPNRFTRVAVISPETVRDYTIVWGALMRALVDEIDAKVPAKTLRQMKQHATAFRNAVKSGDARKVALENFEFFTSLSTLTTNQPLYRTIESVQHVIRLGSVTLPDWVDIETLSKGQELLLDALTASDLKAAHKALDHLRLILIPGAKSRR